From one Vigna radiata var. radiata cultivar VC1973A unplaced genomic scaffold, Vradiata_ver6 scaffold_165, whole genome shotgun sequence genomic stretch:
- the LOC106779656 gene encoding xyloglucan endotransglucosylase/hydrolase 2-like has product MASWCCGSVPLLVSVFMAITTLALGGNFYEDFDNLFGDVRVDIKDGGQSMTLTMDQYSGSGIGSKNEYLFGRFDMEIKLVPGNSAGTVTAFYLSSQGANHDEIDIEFLGNLTGDPYLLSTNIYADGVGGREMQYYLWFDPTEDFHKYTIDWNPHRIVILVDDIPIRVMLNRETIGVPFPTSRPMRMYTTLWNGDAWATRWGAVKLDLSCAPFVASFRNFNADACIANEGGANCKGFNGGRATGLTEEKKSEMQRVLSKWVVYDYCRDFRRYSHGLPYECRRENLLDQIE; this is encoded by the exons ATGGCTTCTTGGTGCTGTGGTTccgttcctcttcttgtttctgTCTTCATGGCCATAACTACACTCGCATTGGGTGGGAATTTCTACGAAGATTTTGACAATCTCTTTGGAGATGTAAGGGTCGACATTAAAGATGGAGGACAAAGCATGACCCTCACAATGGACCAATATTCTGGCTCAGGCATTGGGTCCAAGAATGAGTACTTGTTTGGACGATTCGACATGGAAATCAAGCTCGTACCAGGAAACTCTGCAGGAACTGTCACAGCCTTTTAC TTAAGTTCTCAAGGAGCAAACCATGATGAAATAGATATAGAGTTCTTGGGAAACTTGACCGGAGACCCTTATCTTCTCTCAACGAATATATATGCTGATGGTGTGGGGGGTCGTGAGATGCAGTATTATCTTTGGTTCGATCCAACAGAGGACTTCCATAAGTACACCATTGATTGGAACCCTCATCGCATAGT AATCTTGGTGGATGACATTCCCATTAGGGTTATGTTGAATAGAGAGACTATTGGTGTTCCTTTCCCAACAAGCAGACCAATGAGGATGTACACAACTCTTTGGAATGGAGATGCTTGGGCAACAAGATGGGGGGCAGTGAAGCTTGATCTGTCATGTGCTCCATTCGTGGCAAGCTTCAGAAATTTCAATGCTGATGCTTGCATTGCAAATGAAGGTGGTGCAAACTGCAAGGGTTTCAATGGTGGAAGAGCAACTGGTCTTACTGAAGAGAAGAAGAGTGAAATGCAAAGGGTGCTTTCCAAATGGGTTGTCTATGATTATTGTCGTGATTTTAGACGCTATTCACACGGTCTTCCTTACGAATGCCGCAGGGAAAATTTATTAGATCAAATTGAATAG